In Mycoavidus cysteinexigens, a genomic segment contains:
- the murA gene encoding UDP-N-acetylglucosamine 1-carboxyvinyltransferase: MDKLLIQGGQRLVGEVNVAGAKNAALPILCASLLSAGQLDLGNVPNLQDVRTMLALLAQMGVRAEVSGHAISLDGRWVDKPLAPYELVKTMRASILVLGPLLARLGEARVSLPGGCTIGARPVDQHIKGLQAMGAQIELEHGYINARIKQGMRLKGSRIMFDMITVTGTENLLMAATLAEGETVLENAAREPEVADLAHLLVAMGAKIDGIGTDQLTIQGVEQLHGARHQVIPDRIEAGTFLCAVAAVGGEVTLRQIEPHLLDAVLKKLSAAGVRIESGSNWIRASMHQRPTAVSFRTSEYPAFPTDMQAQFMALNCIAVGAAQIVETIFENRFMHVQELNRLGANVMVDGSTAFVTGVAHLSGATVMATDLRASACLAIAGLAAEGETLIERIYHLDRGYDQMEKKLSALGAQVSRITETAAVAQST, from the coding sequence ATGGATAAATTGCTGATTCAAGGTGGCCAGCGTTTAGTCGGTGAAGTTAATGTTGCGGGTGCTAAAAATGCGGCTTTGCCGATTTTGTGCGCCAGTTTATTGAGTGCCGGGCAGCTTGATTTAGGAAATGTGCCTAATCTACAGGATGTGCGCACCATGCTTGCATTGCTCGCGCAAATGGGGGTGCGCGCCGAAGTTTCTGGTCATGCAATCAGCCTGGATGGCCGTTGGGTCGATAAGCCGCTAGCTCCTTATGAGTTAGTCAAGACAATGCGCGCTTCAATTTTAGTCTTGGGGCCGCTGCTCGCGCGCTTGGGCGAAGCGCGGGTCTCGCTGCCAGGCGGCTGCACCATTGGCGCGCGGCCGGTTGATCAGCATATTAAAGGCCTACAGGCGATGGGCGCGCAGATCGAACTGGAGCATGGATATATTAATGCGCGCATCAAGCAAGGTATGCGGCTCAAAGGCAGTCGTATCATGTTTGACATGATCACTGTGACGGGCACAGAAAACCTGCTTATGGCGGCGACCCTGGCCGAAGGTGAAACTGTACTGGAGAATGCAGCGCGTGAGCCGGAAGTGGCTGATTTGGCGCATCTCCTGGTAGCGATGGGGGCAAAAATTGACGGCATTGGCACGGATCAGCTTACGATTCAAGGGGTAGAGCAGCTCCATGGTGCGCGCCACCAAGTGATTCCTGATCGGATTGAAGCCGGCACTTTTCTGTGCGCGGTCGCCGCAGTGGGCGGCGAGGTTACGTTGCGGCAGATAGAGCCTCATTTGTTGGATGCGGTTTTAAAGAAACTCAGCGCAGCAGGTGTTCGGATTGAGTCAGGGTCTAATTGGATTCGCGCTTCGATGCATCAGCGTCCGACGGCAGTGAGTTTCCGTACTTCAGAATATCCGGCCTTTCCGACAGATATGCAGGCGCAATTTATGGCGCTGAATTGCATTGCGGTGGGGGCGGCTCAGATTGTCGAAACGATTTTTGAAAATCGTTTTATGCATGTGCAAGAGCTTAACCGGTTAGGCGCGAATGTGATGGTGGATGGCAGTACTGCATTTGTGACTGGGGTTGCGCATCTCTCTGGCGCGACGGTGATGGCGACCGATCTGCGCGCTTCAGCTTGTCTTGCCATTGCAGGGCTGGCCGCGGAGGGTGAAACGCTGATTGAGCGGATTTATCACCTTGATCGTGGCTATGACCAGATGGAAAAGAAATTGTCCGCCTTGGGGGCACAGGTCAGCCGTATTACAGAAACTGCGGCGGTGGCGCAGTCCACGTAA
- a CDS encoding shikimate kinase, translated as MTLQDPKAHGNLFFIGLMGAGKTTIGRAVAKQLHQPFFDSDHELEARTGVRIPVIFEHEGEIGFRQREAQIISELTQQTGIVLATGGGAVLNAQSRQCLRERGTVIYLHAHPHDLWLRTRGSKNRPLLQTDNPRAQLENLYAMRDPLYRECAHFVIETGRPAASRLVHTVLAQLELL; from the coding sequence ATGACTTTGCAAGACCCCAAAGCCCACGGTAACCTTTTTTTTATTGGCCTGATGGGTGCAGGCAAGACTACGATTGGGCGAGCGGTAGCAAAGCAACTGCATCAACCTTTTTTTGATTCTGATCACGAGCTTGAAGCGCGCACGGGCGTTCGCATCCCGGTCATTTTTGAACACGAAGGTGAAATAGGTTTCAGACAAAGAGAAGCGCAAATTATCAGTGAGCTCACGCAGCAGACCGGGATCGTATTGGCAACGGGCGGCGGCGCGGTATTAAATGCTCAAAGTCGGCAGTGCTTACGAGAGCGGGGCACCGTGATCTATTTACATGCACACCCGCATGATTTATGGTTACGCACGCGCGGCAGCAAAAATCGGCCATTATTGCAAACGGATAATCCGCGCGCGCAACTGGAAAATTTATATGCAATGCGTGACCCCTTATACCGTGAATGCGCGCACTTTGTGATTGAGACGGGCCGTCCGGCGGCTAGTCGGCTAGTGCATACGGTACTGGCTCAGCTCGAACTGCTTTAA
- a CDS encoding ABC transporter ATP-binding protein: MPAIEIRNIKKRYKTLQALKGIDLSIEEGEFFGLLGPNGAGKTTLISILAGLARADEGEAFVLGHNVVTDFRAARQVLGVVPQELVFDPFFTVRETLQIQSGYYGLKRNDDWIDEVMANLDLTEKANVNTRALSGGMKRRLLVAQALVHRPPVIVLDEPTAGVDVELRQGLWKFIARLNREGHTVVLTTHYLEEAEQLCDRIAMLRRGEVVALDNKHAMLQRFSSAQLLLRLAQGGLPASLQGLAIEQQIDVNQYALRLNSYAEVESILAQCRAAGCEIEEIEIRKADLEDVFIQVMKGSSAAEKIKRNA, encoded by the coding sequence ATGCCAGCCATAGAAATCCGTAACATCAAAAAACGCTACAAAACGCTCCAAGCTCTCAAAGGCATCGATTTGTCGATTGAAGAGGGTGAGTTTTTTGGCTTGCTTGGCCCTAATGGAGCTGGCAAAACCACTTTAATTAGCATTCTTGCCGGTCTGGCGCGCGCGGATGAAGGTGAAGCGTTCGTGCTTGGACATAACGTAGTGACGGACTTTCGTGCGGCGCGCCAAGTATTAGGCGTGGTGCCGCAAGAGTTGGTGTTCGATCCTTTTTTTACGGTACGCGAAACGTTGCAAATTCAATCAGGTTATTACGGGCTGAAACGTAATGATGATTGGATTGATGAGGTGATGGCTAACCTTGATTTAACCGAGAAGGCGAATGTGAATACCCGCGCTCTGTCCGGCGGCATGAAACGCCGTTTGCTGGTGGCGCAGGCATTAGTGCATCGGCCGCCCGTAATTGTATTAGACGAGCCAACTGCGGGGGTGGATGTTGAGTTGCGCCAGGGTCTATGGAAATTTATTGCGCGCTTAAATCGGGAAGGGCATACCGTTGTCTTAACGACGCATTATCTCGAAGAGGCGGAGCAATTGTGTGACCGTATCGCAATGCTTAGAAGAGGCGAAGTGGTTGCGCTTGATAATAAGCACGCCATGCTGCAACGGTTTTCTAGCGCTCAGCTATTGCTGCGTTTGGCACAAGGTGGATTACCCGCCAGCTTGCAAGGGCTTGCCATAGAGCAGCAGATCGATGTTAATCAATATGCGCTACGGCTTAACTCTTATGCTGAAGTCGAGTCGATTCTTGCGCAATGCCGTGCGGCGGGGTGTGAGATTGAAGAAATTGAAATTCGTAAAGCGGATCTTGAAGATGTGTTTATCCAGGTCATGAAGGGCTCATCAGCGGCTGAAAAAATTAAGAGGAACGCATGA
- a CDS encoding ABC transporter permease: MIGFYTLFYKEVLRFWKVSLQTITAPVITAFLYLVIFGQALQNHVQVYPGVEYKSFLIPGLVMMSILQNAFANSSSSLIQSRVTGNLVFMLLSPLGPREIFSAYVLASIVRGVCVGVGVWLATVWFVPVSFAVPFYIFAFAVLGAAILGTMGLVAGIYSEKFDQLAAFQSFLIVPLTFLAGVFYSTEALPGFWKLVSRLNPFFYMIDGFRYGFFGVSDIAPLKSLMITLGFFIVLAGLAMRLLVSGYKLRH, translated from the coding sequence ATGATTGGTTTTTATACCCTGTTTTATAAAGAAGTTCTGCGTTTTTGGAAAGTCAGCTTGCAGACGATTACCGCGCCGGTTATTACGGCTTTTCTGTATCTGGTGATTTTTGGTCAAGCCTTGCAAAATCATGTCCAGGTATATCCAGGAGTGGAATATAAGAGTTTTTTGATCCCCGGTTTGGTGATGATGAGCATACTGCAAAACGCTTTCGCCAATAGTTCATCCTCGTTGATCCAATCGAGGGTGACGGGCAACCTGGTGTTTATGCTGTTGTCGCCATTAGGCCCGCGTGAAATATTTAGCGCGTATGTGCTGGCTTCGATTGTGCGTGGAGTCTGCGTAGGGGTGGGCGTATGGTTGGCGACGGTTTGGTTTGTTCCCGTTAGTTTCGCAGTGCCATTCTATATCTTCGCATTTGCGGTATTGGGGGCAGCTATTCTGGGCACAATGGGGTTAGTGGCAGGTATTTACTCAGAAAAGTTTGACCAATTGGCAGCTTTTCAAAGTTTTTTAATTGTTCCTTTGACTTTCTTAGCGGGTGTGTTTTATTCGACAGAAGCCCTGCCGGGGTTCTGGAAGCTCGTCTCTAGACTGAATCCGTTTTTTTATATGATTGATGGTTTTCGCTATGGCTTTTTTGGGGTGTCGGATATTGCCCCGCTTAAGAGTCTGATGATCACCTTGGGATTTTTTATTGTACTTGCTGGCTTGGCGATGCGCCTGTTAGTGAGCGGTTATAAATTGCGCCATTGA
- the aroB gene encoding 3-dehydroquinate synthase, with the protein MLTVNVNFVSHAYPIHIGAGLLDRTELFAPYLKGSSVALITNATLEPLYAARLKAALAPLGKELIQIVLPDGEAYKNWETLNFIFTKLLEAHADRKTTLIALGGGVVGDITGFAAACYMRGVPFIQVPTTLLAQVDSSVGGKTGINHPLGKNMIGAFHQPQVVIADTALLRTLPLRELAAGLAEIIKAGAIADAGFFDWIETNIDALNRGDEAATAEAVHRACGIKAQVVAADEREQGVRALLNFGHTFGHAIEAGLGYGAWLHGEAVGCGMVMAATLSQQLGLIDSVTQARLKQLIAAAHLPTQAPPLGNERYLDLMRVDKKAEAGQINCILLKRLGAALVERVADHNLCAALTASVQPDAVVKPNA; encoded by the coding sequence ATGCTGACAGTTAACGTCAATTTTGTTTCACACGCTTATCCCATTCACATCGGCGCTGGTTTGCTTGATCGCACAGAGCTGTTTGCGCCGTACCTCAAGGGTTCATCGGTTGCGCTGATTACAAATGCGACGCTTGAACCGCTTTATGCGGCGCGGCTTAAAGCCGCTCTCGCGCCGCTTGGCAAGGAGCTGATCCAGATCGTATTGCCGGACGGCGAGGCGTATAAAAATTGGGAAACCCTGAATTTTATTTTTACTAAACTGTTAGAGGCTCATGCTGATCGCAAAACCACGCTGATTGCACTGGGCGGTGGTGTAGTCGGCGATATAACGGGTTTTGCTGCGGCTTGTTATATGCGTGGCGTACCCTTTATCCAAGTACCCACTACATTGCTGGCGCAAGTTGATTCATCGGTGGGTGGAAAAACCGGCATTAATCATCCGCTGGGCAAAAATATGATTGGCGCTTTTCATCAACCGCAGGTGGTGATTGCCGATACAGCATTATTGCGTACGTTGCCGTTGCGCGAGCTGGCTGCGGGGTTAGCAGAGATCATTAAAGCGGGGGCGATTGCCGACGCCGGATTTTTTGACTGGATTGAAACGAACATAGATGCACTGAACCGTGGCGATGAAGCTGCAACCGCGGAAGCCGTGCACCGCGCTTGCGGAATTAAAGCACAGGTGGTCGCCGCTGACGAGCGTGAGCAAGGCGTGCGCGCACTTCTTAATTTTGGTCATACCTTTGGCCATGCGATTGAGGCTGGGTTAGGTTATGGCGCATGGCTGCATGGCGAGGCGGTAGGGTGCGGCATGGTGATGGCGGCGACGTTATCGCAACAGCTTGGCTTGATCGATAGCGTAACGCAAGCACGCCTTAAGCAACTTATTGCGGCCGCGCATTTGCCTACGCAAGCGCCTCCATTAGGCAATGAACGTTATCTAGATTTAATGCGCGTTGATAAAAAAGCTGAGGCTGGGCAGATCAACTGTATTTTATTAAAGCGTTTGGGGGCAGCGCTGGTTGAACGCGTGGCAGACCATAATTTATGCGCGGCGTTAACCGCTTCAGTCCAGCCTGATGCCGTGGTAAAACCTAACGCATAA
- a CDS encoding ABC transporter ATP-binding protein, whose product MHSDNLLELRGVDFGYGERLVLKNLNMCFKRGQVVAVMGGSGCGKTTILRLIGGLERARRGQVLFEDTDIGPLNSTELYAVRRKMGMLFQFGALFTDMSVFDNVAFALREHTQLSESMLQDLVLMKLNAVGLRGARDLMPAEISGGMARRVALARTIALDPTLIMYDEPFAGLDPISLGITANLIRTLNQALGATSILVTHDVPESFAIADYVYFIVNGALHAEGSPQQLQASTDPTVRQFLDGETEGPFSFHYPGAPLAADFGLMADTAGARL is encoded by the coding sequence ATCCACTCAGATAATTTGCTTGAGCTGCGCGGCGTCGATTTTGGTTATGGCGAGCGGCTTGTGCTTAAAAATTTAAACATGTGTTTTAAGCGTGGCCAAGTCGTGGCTGTGATGGGCGGCTCGGGTTGCGGTAAAACAACCATTTTGCGCCTAATTGGCGGGTTGGAGCGCGCGCGACGTGGGCAAGTGCTGTTTGAGGATACGGATATTGGCCCGCTTAATTCAACCGAGCTTTATGCCGTGCGCCGTAAAATGGGGATGCTTTTTCAATTCGGCGCGCTTTTTACCGATATGTCGGTATTTGATAATGTCGCTTTCGCTTTGCGCGAACATACGCAATTGTCAGAAAGTATGCTGCAAGATCTAGTATTGATGAAATTAAATGCAGTCGGTTTGCGCGGCGCGCGTGATTTGATGCCGGCTGAGATTTCCGGTGGTATGGCGCGGCGGGTCGCGTTGGCCCGCACTATTGCGCTTGACCCCACACTCATTATGTACGATGAGCCGTTTGCAGGTCTTGATCCGATTTCACTCGGTATTACGGCGAATCTGATCCGCACTTTAAATCAAGCACTCGGCGCAACCTCCATTTTAGTAACGCATGATGTTCCCGAATCATTTGCGATTGCCGATTATGTCTATTTTATTGTGAATGGCGCTCTGCATGCTGAAGGTAGTCCGCAGCAGTTGCAGGCTTCAACTGATCCGACGGTGCGTCAGTTTCTGGATGGGGAGACTGAGGGGCCGTTCAGTTTTCATTATCCGGGTGCGCCGCTGGCCGCTGATTTTGGACTGATGGCGGACACTGCGGGAGCACGCTTATGA
- the mlaD gene encoding outer membrane lipid asymmetry maintenance protein MlaD, giving the protein MKKNTLDYWVGLFVVLGALALLFLALKAGNMSAFSFQETYPIKSTFDNIGGLKPRAAVKSAGVIVGRVAQIDFDSTTYQAVVTLDLQRQYQFPKDSSAQILTAGLLGEQYIGLEPGGDEQVLQAGDTITMTQSAVVLEKLIGQFIYGKAADAGASKPSPVAAPDAAGATPEGQ; this is encoded by the coding sequence ATGAAAAAAAACACGCTTGATTATTGGGTTGGCTTATTCGTTGTGCTCGGCGCTTTGGCGTTACTTTTTTTGGCTCTCAAAGCGGGCAATATGAGCGCGTTCTCCTTTCAAGAGACCTATCCTATTAAATCGACCTTCGATAATATCGGTGGTTTGAAGCCGCGCGCCGCAGTTAAAAGCGCTGGCGTAATCGTCGGCCGCGTGGCCCAGATTGATTTTGATAGCACGACTTACCAGGCCGTGGTTACGCTTGATCTGCAAAGACAATACCAATTTCCCAAGGACAGCTCAGCGCAAATTTTGACGGCTGGGTTGTTAGGTGAGCAATACATTGGCCTTGAGCCAGGTGGTGATGAACAGGTGCTGCAAGCGGGCGATACGATTACGATGACGCAATCGGCGGTCGTGCTGGAAAAGCTCATCGGTCAATTTATTTATGGTAAAGCTGCGGACGCGGGTGCAAGTAAACCTAGTCCGGTTGCTGCGCCGGATGCGGCTGGCGCAACGCCTGAAGGCCAATAA
- a CDS encoding MlaA family lipoprotein: protein MKALSKVTMSVGLSLRRIALCSLVLGLAACASVQAPTKSDPFESMNRTIFEFNDAVDRFALKPVAKAYNRTLPKGVRTSVANFFSNLGDVSVMANNLLQGKITAGTEDLMRISINTLFGIGGLFDVASAAGLPKHQADLGLTLGHYGVASGPYLVLPIFGPSTLRDMTGLLVGREVDPMTYIDPVALRNQAYGLRVVNVRASLLDANDLLEDAALDKYSFVRQAYLQRRQYLIYDGNPPPPEYEDADDDVPGYDTEAESAVPHTAQPEVAEKEELAPQGARVELLDEKETPAEANKSIPASQGLPPLRTFPSLRLP, encoded by the coding sequence ATGAAAGCACTGTCAAAGGTTACTATGTCCGTCGGTTTGTCGTTACGCCGGATCGCGCTATGCTCGTTAGTCTTAGGGCTTGCTGCTTGTGCTAGCGTGCAGGCGCCGACAAAATCTGATCCGTTTGAAAGCATGAATCGCACGATCTTTGAGTTTAATGATGCGGTCGATCGTTTTGCGCTTAAACCGGTGGCGAAAGCCTATAACCGGACGCTCCCTAAAGGCGTGCGTACGAGCGTGGCTAATTTCTTCTCCAACCTGGGTGATGTTTCGGTCATGGCGAATAACCTGCTGCAGGGCAAAATTACTGCGGGCACAGAAGATTTGATGCGCATTTCGATCAATACCCTGTTTGGCATTGGTGGTTTATTTGATGTCGCAAGCGCCGCTGGGTTGCCTAAACACCAAGCCGATTTGGGGCTGACGTTAGGCCATTACGGTGTCGCGTCCGGCCCATATCTAGTCTTGCCGATCTTTGGTCCAAGCACGCTCCGGGATATGACGGGCTTATTGGTGGGGCGGGAGGTGGATCCTATGACCTATATTGATCCAGTGGCGCTGCGCAATCAGGCATACGGTTTGCGTGTGGTTAATGTGCGCGCGTCTTTATTAGATGCGAATGATTTACTCGAAGATGCGGCGCTCGATAAATATTCATTTGTGCGCCAGGCTTATCTTCAACGTCGTCAATATCTAATCTATGATGGCAATCCGCCACCGCCAGAATATGAGGATGCTGACGACGATGTCCCTGGATATGATACTGAAGCAGAATCGGCGGTGCCGCATACGGCTCAGCCGGAAGTAGCGGAAAAAGAGGAACTGGCACCGCAAGGGGCGAGGGTTGAGCTGCTTGATGAAAAAGAAACGCCAGCAGAAGCAAACAAATCCATACCTGCTTCACAAGGTTTGCCACCTCTGAGGACTTTTCCAAGTCTGCGTTTGCCGTAG
- the hisG gene encoding ATP phosphoribosyltransferase — protein MSAPLTLALSKGRIFDETKPFLAEVGIAVDGDPETSRRLILPTTQPNLRVIVVRATDVPTYVQYGAADFGVAGADVLLEHGGEGLYQPIDLKIANCRISVAAPEDFDYANAVRQGARLRVATKYLQTAREHFAAKGVHVDLIKLYGSMELAPLVGLADAIVDLVSSGSTLRANRLVEVEQIKSISSRLIVNQAALKLKRAALQPLLDAFERVAN, from the coding sequence ATCTCTGCGCCTCTCACTCTAGCCTTATCTAAAGGTCGTATCTTTGATGAAACGAAGCCTTTTTTGGCGGAAGTGGGGATTGCCGTTGACGGTGACCCAGAAACCTCACGGCGCTTGATTTTGCCGACTACGCAACCGAATTTGCGAGTGATTGTAGTGCGTGCCACCGATGTACCGACCTACGTGCAGTATGGTGCGGCTGATTTTGGGGTAGCGGGTGCGGATGTATTGCTTGAGCATGGTGGCGAAGGCTTGTATCAACCGATCGATCTCAAAATTGCAAATTGCCGTATATCCGTGGCTGCGCCAGAGGACTTTGATTATGCGAATGCAGTGCGCCAAGGCGCGCGCTTGCGCGTTGCCACCAAATATCTGCAGACGGCGCGTGAACATTTTGCAGCCAAAGGCGTGCACGTTGATTTAATCAAATTATATGGTTCGATGGAGCTTGCGCCTTTGGTGGGCCTAGCGGATGCGATTGTAGATTTAGTCAGCTCAGGCAGTACCTTGCGCGCCAATCGTTTAGTTGAAGTAGAGCAGATCAAGTCAATCTCATCACGTTTAATTGTCAATCAGGCAGCGCTCAAATTAAAACGCGCAGCGTTGCAACCGTTATTAGATGCATTTGAACGCGTAGCAAATTAA
- a CDS encoding MlaC/ttg2D family ABC transporter substrate-binding protein — protein MKEKNLRPIFSLVYAVLCLFCGSGIAQVAEASVTASTPDGLVKTITSEVLDTIKKNPDNFQKGDISKISQLVDQKILPHADIERTTRLVMGRHWRTATPQQQAELVIQFKDLLFYTYSGAVSQIRDQKIEYLPFRMVPDASDVVVRTKVINQGQIIGLDYRLEKKGDEWKVYDLNVGGAWLVQTYQQQFSELISQRGVSGLLEFLKQRNQKLANGPH, from the coding sequence ATGAAAGAAAAAAATTTACGGCCAATTTTCTCACTCGTATACGCGGTGTTGTGCTTATTTTGTGGGAGTGGTATCGCGCAAGTTGCCGAGGCCAGCGTCACCGCGAGTACGCCTGACGGCTTGGTTAAAACCATCACCTCTGAAGTGCTAGATACCATCAAGAAAAATCCTGATAATTTTCAAAAGGGCGACATCAGCAAAATTTCTCAGTTGGTGGATCAAAAAATTCTACCGCATGCAGATATTGAGCGTACCACGCGTTTAGTGATGGGACGCCACTGGCGGACAGCCACGCCACAGCAACAAGCAGAATTAGTCATCCAATTTAAAGATTTATTGTTTTATACCTATTCAGGTGCCGTATCGCAAATTCGTGATCAGAAGATTGAGTACTTACCTTTCCGCATGGTGCCGGATGCATCTGATGTCGTGGTGCGCACCAAGGTCATTAACCAAGGGCAGATTATCGGACTTGATTATCGCCTAGAGAAAAAAGGGGATGAATGGAAAGTCTACGATCTCAACGTAGGCGGCGCTTGGTTGGTGCAAACCTACCAGCAGCAATTCAGTGAGCTTATTTCGCAACGTGGAGTGAGTGGTTTGCTTGAATTTTTAAAGCAGCGCAACCAGAAACTCGCTAATGGGCCGCATTAA
- a CDS encoding OmpW/AlkL family protein: MKLIRIFAACAALLGAAAAHAQTAGSFILGTGWLHLNTHDSSDPMRMTSPKYQIHNNTGSSVNNANTLGLSGNYFFTDNIAGEFVVGIPPRFSLNGEGEYAQYGELGSVRQWSPALLLKYYFCNAQTKFRPYAGLGISRVWFTDAKLTNDRFTREKLLSNSAEVSAENRWSPVFNAGFSYQLTERWYAGLSVSYLPLRTTAKINSTVKTPEGPIRVTNEAKIRINPIITYLNIGYRF, encoded by the coding sequence ATGAAATTGATTCGTATTTTTGCGGCCTGTGCCGCTTTATTGGGCGCGGCCGCCGCTCATGCTCAAACGGCCGGTAGCTTTATACTTGGCACGGGCTGGCTGCATTTGAATACGCACGACAGCAGCGACCCGATGCGGATGACTTCACCGAAATACCAGATTCATAACAATACTGGCTCTTCGGTCAATAACGCGAATACACTCGGCCTGTCTGGCAACTATTTCTTTACCGATAACATCGCGGGTGAATTCGTAGTAGGCATTCCACCTCGTTTCAGTTTGAATGGTGAAGGTGAATATGCACAATATGGAGAACTCGGCTCGGTACGGCAATGGAGCCCTGCGCTTCTGCTAAAGTATTATTTCTGCAATGCACAAACAAAATTTCGCCCTTATGCTGGACTTGGTATTAGCCGGGTCTGGTTTACTGATGCAAAACTCACTAATGACCGCTTTACGCGCGAAAAACTACTTAGCAATTCAGCGGAGGTTTCAGCCGAGAACCGCTGGTCACCTGTGTTCAATGCCGGTTTTTCTTATCAGTTAACTGAGCGCTGGTACGCTGGCTTATCCGTCTCGTATTTACCTTTGCGCACAACCGCCAAGATAAATTCGACCGTCAAAACGCCCGAAGGACCTATAAGAGTAACAAATGAAGCAAAGATCAGAATAAACCCAATCATTACTTATCTTAATATTGGCTATCGCTTTTAG
- the mlaE gene encoding lipid asymmetry maintenance ABC transporter permease subunit MlaE gives MIRALGRAVLNGLNRTGYGTRMWLRLVGEGWRLLRRPRLVTQQIHFVGNYSLVIIAISGLFVGFVLGLQGYYTLSRYGSAEALGLLVALSLVRELGPVVTALLFAGRAGTALTAEIGLMKAGEQLTAMQMMAVDPFSFVVAPRFWAGVIAMPILAAIFSAVGILGGYCVGVLMIGVDSGAFWSQMQSGVDVWRDIGNGVVKSFVFGLAVTFIALYQGYEAKPTPEGVARATTRTVVFASLAVLGLDFLLTALMFSN, from the coding sequence ATGATTCGCGCACTTGGGCGTGCTGTACTAAATGGACTAAACCGCACGGGCTATGGCACGCGGATGTGGCTGCGGCTGGTAGGCGAGGGTTGGCGTTTATTGCGGCGGCCACGCTTGGTTACGCAGCAGATTCATTTTGTTGGCAATTATTCGCTGGTTATTATTGCAATTTCAGGTCTTTTCGTCGGGTTTGTGCTGGGTTTGCAAGGCTATTACACGTTAAGCCGCTATGGTTCGGCAGAGGCATTGGGCCTACTGGTGGCGTTGTCGCTGGTGCGTGAGCTGGGGCCAGTGGTGACGGCATTGTTATTCGCCGGGCGAGCGGGAACCGCATTGACTGCTGAAATTGGTTTAATGAAAGCGGGTGAGCAATTAACTGCAATGCAAATGATGGCGGTCGATCCATTCTCGTTTGTGGTTGCGCCGCGCTTCTGGGCCGGGGTCATCGCCATGCCGATTTTGGCGGCGATTTTTAGCGCAGTCGGCATTCTGGGTGGTTATTGCGTTGGTGTCTTAATGATTGGTGTCGATAGCGGAGCCTTTTGGTCACAGATGCAAAGCGGCGTCGATGTGTGGCGTGATATTGGTAATGGCGTGGTGAAAAGCTTCGTCTTCGGTTTGGCGGTGACCTTTATTGCCTTATATCAGGGCTATGAAGCTAAGCCCACGCCTGAAGGTGTAGCGCGGGCTACCACGCGCACCGTAGTGTTTGCGTCGCTGGCTGTGCTAGGACTTGACTTCTTGTTAACGGCATTGATGTTTAGCAATTAA
- a CDS encoding STAS domain-containing protein: MAVFSTGVTLTHVSAMTELEAGLDYIAKSSAEVVRIDCASLAQFDSSALAILLAWLRAAHAQGKALEVLHAPTKLAHLARAYGVDELLKL; the protein is encoded by the coding sequence ATGGCAGTGTTTTCGACAGGGGTAACACTTACACATGTAAGCGCAATGACTGAGCTTGAGGCGGGTTTAGACTATATCGCCAAGAGTTCAGCCGAAGTGGTGCGGATTGACTGTGCCTCGTTGGCGCAGTTCGATTCGTCTGCGCTGGCGATTTTGCTGGCTTGGTTGCGTGCTGCGCATGCTCAAGGCAAGGCGCTTGAAGTGCTACATGCGCCAACCAAACTCGCTCATTTAGCGCGTGCTTATGGCGTAGATGAGTTATTGAAGCTGTAA